CATTCAGTCTGAAACGGGGCGGGCAGGACATGATTTGTTTGATGTGGCTGCACTATGCCTGATTTGCAGACGGCCTTGCTGCACGTTTGTTGGAATTTCAGCGATTCACCGCGCATGATTTATTGTCAATATATTCGGTTTCGTATCAACAGGCCGTCTGCATTTTGGGCAAACTTTTATTGCTCTTCCCTCGTTTATACATGCAGCGGGAAAATTGTTTACAGCAGCCCGGCAAATTCAAAAAATGCCCGATATGCGGCGGTTTTTTTATCCAAACTCAAGGGATAGGCGCGTGAAGTAGAGGGTAGGCGTGTCAGAGTCAGTTTTCTATTGGCAAACGGAAAATCGATGGTTTCGCCGGTTTTCGGCAGCTTGATTTTGCTATCCGACAGTCCAAGCAGGATTTCCGTTGCCTTGCCGCCGGTGGTGCAGATATGGCGGCAATCCGGCATCTGCTTTAACACATCTGCCAGCGGTACGGCTTCGACAACTTGCAGGAATTTGTCGGACGCATTGTCTTGAGTGCGTATGGCTTTCCAAACGGTGGGGCAGGAGGCAATGCCGCGTTCGTTGAGAAAAGCGGTAATTTTATCGCCGTCAAATGCTTTTGCAGACGGCCTTTTGAAATAATCCGCATCGTCAAAAAAGATACGCCCGAACACGCGCCACATATCATTTTGGAAATTCGGATAGTGAAACTGCATGGCGCGTTTGTCGTCTTTGGGGGGAAACGTACCCATCATCATGACCGTGGCTTGGGGCGGTAAAACGGGCGGGAAGGGGTGGGTTTCGATTTCGGGCATGGGGAGCTTTCTTTAGAATGGAAATGACGTTTTTCAGCTTTACAACAACGCAAGGTTCGGGAAAATTTTCCTATCTGAGCACAAAATGTTCTGCCAAAATGCGGCAACCGTCGGCCAATAAAGGCAAGCAGCCTATGATGGCAGGAAGCAGCAGGTATTTTATCTGTTTTTCCGCCTTCCACATTTGATCGGCATTGGTGGCAACAAAATAAATCCACGATGTACCCGCTACCCATACCATCAGCCAAAGCACCCACTCGTTTCCCGCTTCAAATACAACACCGGATAGCAACCGATACGGTAAAAGAAGAAAAAACTGTATCAGCATCACAGACAAGGCCGTCTGCTTACTGCTGAAGTTAACCGCTTTCCCGTTCTTATAAAGAAAAGAATCAAGCAATATCCTGATGGCCTGATACCAAACATAATAAAATAAGAGTGCTGCCGGCAAAAGCAGCCATGCCGCATACTCAACCGCGAAAAACGGTGTCACGAAACCGCCCCGACAAACGCCCTAATCTTCGCATGGTCTTTCACCCCGCCGCGCTCTTCCACGCCGCCGGATACGTCCACCGCCGCTGCGCCGCTGATGCGGACAGCTTCGGCGACGTTTTCGGGAGTCAGGCCGCCGGCGAGTATCCACGGCTTGCCTGTGTATTCGCGCAATAAGTTCCAATCAAACTGCAAGCCCGTGCCGCCGTATTCTTCGGGGTGGTACGCATCGAACAAAATGGCCCGGGCGTGGGGAAAACGCGCCGAGGCCGTCTGAATATCGGCTGCTCCGCGCACGCGCACGGCTTTGAGATAGGGGCGGTCGAATTGGCGGCAGAAATCATCGTCTTCATCGCCGTGAAACTGAATCACATCAATGGGCACTTGGCGCAAAATCTTGCGGATGGTGTCCGCCGTTTCGTTGACAAACAAAGCGACTACGCTGATGAAAGGCGGCAGCGCATTCACGACGGCTTGCGCTTGGGCAATGGTTACGGCGCGTTTGCTTTTGGCGTAAAACACCAAGCCGACTGCATCGGCACCGGCTTGCGCGGCGGCTCGTGCGTCTTCAGGGCGGGTAATGCCGCAGATTTTGGTACGGACGGTCATGTTTTTCCTTTGCTGATGAAAGATGGCAGATGTGGTGTTGTTATTTGCTTGTTTTAAAAAGGATATTCATGAGGTGGTTCGGGCAGGGTGTTCTTCCTGCCTGTATTTTGCAGACGGCCTTATTATAGGGGAAGAGGGGTGCGGGTGCAGCAGTATTCTTTCCCGTAGGACACAATCGGGTATAATCGTTGTTGAATGCTGCCTTTGTGCGGCGATTTTAGGAAAAGTTATGAACCCTGAAAACCCGAATCCGCTTCCGCCGCGCGCATCGTTGCGGCAGAACAGTATTTATCTGCTGCCTAATTCGTTTACGATTGCGGCATTATTTTCAGCTTTCTACGCCATTACCCAATCTATGCACGGCAAATATGAAGTGGCGGCGATTGCGGTGTTTATTTCCATGCTGCTGGACGGCATGGACGGCCGCGTGGCGCGCTGGACCAACAGCCAAAGCGCTTTCGGCGAGCAGCTCGACAGCTTGGCGGATATGGTCAGTTTCGGCGTTGCTCCTGCGCTGATTGCTTATAAATGGCAGCTTTGGCAGTTTGGGCAGGTCGGTTATTCGGTGGCTTTTATTTATTGTGCGTGTGCCGCGTTGCGTTTGGCGTTGTTCAATACTTTAATCGGTAAGGTGGACAAACGCTGGTTTATCGGCATTCCCAGCCCGACGGCGGCGGCGTTGATTGTCGGGCTGATTTGGGTAAACCACAGCGTCGAGCGTTTTCCCGCGGTGGAATGGTGGGCTTTGGGCATTACGTTGTTTGCCGGTATTTCGATGATTGTGCAGATTCCGTTTTGGAGTTTTAAAGAAATCAATATCCGCCGCAAAGTGCCGTTTATGGGCATGGTCGGGGCGGTGCTGGTGCTGCTGTTGGTCACTTGGGAACCTTCGCTGGTGCTGTTTCTGTTTTTCTTCGGTTACAGCCTGTCGGGTTATGTGATGGCGTTGCGCCGTCTGCTGGGCAAACGCAAGGCCGTCTGAAAAATGTGGCAATGGGATATCGTGCCGGTTATGCTGGCGGTCGGTGCGCTGTCGGGGCTGACGGCAGGATTGTTCGGGGTCGGCGGCGGTTTGGTTTTGGTACCGGCCATGTTGTGGATTTTCCAGCTTCAGGGTTGGGAAGGGGCACACAGCCAGCACGTTGCCATCGGTACGGCGTTTGCGGTCATGGTGTGTACGACCTTGTCCGGCGTTTGGGCGCAGCATAAAAGGCAGGCGGTAGACTGGAAAACGGTAGGGCTGATGGTGCCGGGCATGGTGTGCGGGACGCTGGCGGGTTCGATGGTGGCGAAATATCTGCCGAATGATGTTTTGCAGGTGTTTTTTATCGTGTTTGCCGTTGCGATGGCGGTTAAGGTGTTGGCGGATGTCAAACCCAAACCTTCGCGCAGTTTGCCGAACAAAGCGGCTTTGGCGGGAATCGGCGGTGTGTTCGGCATGGTTTCCAGTTGGGTCGGTATCGGCGGCGGTTCGCTTTCCGTACCGTTTTTATTGTATTGCAATGTGCCGGTACACCGCGCGGTTGGTACATCTTCGGGCTTGGCATGGCCGATTGCGCTGGCGGGGGCTTTGGGCTATCTGGTTGCGGGTTGGTATGTGGAAGGATTGCCCGACGGGACTTTGGGTTTTTGGTATCTTCCGGCGGTGGCGATTTTGGGCGCGACAACGGTATTGTTTGCGCCTGTCGGGGTCAAATTGGCGCACCGTTTGCCGGACAAGCGTTTGAAACAGGCGTTCGGTTGCCTGCTGCTGTTTATCGCGCTGCGGATGTTATGGCGTATGTGGACGGAATAAACGCGGATATTTGGGAAAAGGCCGTCTGTAAAATGCGTTGGCAATAGAGTTTGCTGCATTTTACAGACGGCCTTTTGATGTTTGAGCCGGTGGTTTCGATGAATCAGGCGTTGGTTTTTAACGCTGCGGCTTCACGGGCGAGACGGGTGATGGTATCCCAATCTTTGTTTTGCACGGCGGTTTTCGGGGTCAGCCACGAGCCGCCTACACACAAAACATTCGGCAGGGCGAGGTATTCGGGCGCGGATTCGAGCGTAATGCCGCCGGTGGGGCAGAAACGGACATCGGCATAAGGGCCGTAGAGGGCTTTGAGCATGGCTTTGCCGCCGACTACTTCTGCAGGGAAGAGCTTGAGGGTGTCGATGCCGTGTTCCAAAGCCAGCTGTACTTCGCCCGGGGTGGCAACGCCGGGAATCAGAGGAATGCCGCTGTTGTGGCTGGCTTTGGCCAGAGATTCGTGCAAGCCGGGGCTGATGGCAAATACCGCGCCTGCATCTTCGACTGCTTTGAGCTGTTCGGAATTGGTTACAGTACCTGCGCCAACAATGGCTTGCGGTACTTCTTTGGCAATCAGGCGGATGGCTTCGACGGCAACCGGAGTACGCAGGGTGATTTCCAAGGTGGGAATGCCGCCTGCTACCAAGGCGTGTGCCAAATCGACGGCGGTGTGCAAATCGTCAACCGCCATAACGGGAACGACTGCACCTGCGCTCAGGATTTCGCGTGGAGTGAGTTGGGACATATTCAGTCTCCTTAATCAAATCATTGGATTTGCAGACGGCATAAAAGAGGATAAAGGCCGTCTGCAAAATAATGCAATATGCCGTGTGATGGATACGGTATCAGGCAAACTCGCCGCCGAAGCTCATCGCGCCGGTTTCTGCGCTGCTGGCCAGAGCGCGGAAGTTGGCGAACAGTTCGCGGCCGCAACCTTGCCGGTTGGCGTTTAAATCGGCGGTTTCGGTTTCGCGGGCGTTCCATTCGTTTTCGCTGACCAAAACATTTAATTCGCCGGTTACGGAATCGAAACGGATTAAGTCGCCGGTGCGGATTTTGCCGATGCCGCCGCCCATCAGTGCTTCGGGCGTAATGTGGATGGCGGCAGGCACTTTGCCCGATGCGCCGGACATTCGGCCGTCGGTAAGGAGGGCGACTTTGAAGCCGCGGTCTTGCAAAATACCCAAAGGCGGCGTGAGCTTGTGCAATTCGGGCATACCGTTGGCGCGGGGGCCTTGGTAACGAACCACGCAGACAAAATCACGCTCGAGTTCTCCACGCTCGAATGCTTCCAATACTTCGCGCTGGTCGTTGAACACGATGGCGGGCGCTTCGATGATGCGGCAGCCTTCACGAATGGCGGAAACTTTGATGACCCCGCGGCCGATATTGCCTTTCATCAGGCGCAGACCGCCGTCGGGTGAAAACGGATTATCGGCTTTACGCAGGATTTCTTCATTGCCGCTTTCTTGAGGCACGTCGCGCCATTCGAGTTTGCCGTCAATCAAGAACGGTTCTTTGGTGTAGTGGCGCATACCGCGACCGACTACCGTGTCCACATCGTCATGCAGCAGGCCGGCATCCAGCAGCTCGCGGATAACGAAAGGCAGACCGCCGGCAGCGGCAAAGTGGTTGACATCGGCTTTGCCGTTCGGATAAACGCGGATCAAGAGCGGAATAATGGAAGAGATTTCGTCAAAATCGTTCCAATTCAAAATCACGCCGGCTGCACGCGCCATGGCGACCAAGTGCATGGTGTGGTTGGTCGAGCCGCCGGTGGCCATTAAGCCTATCAGTGCGTTGATAAATGATTTTTCCGTCAGCATTTCGCCGAAAGGTTTTGCCGTGCCGTTGCGGATACCTTGTGCCAGATGTGCAGCACCGTAGCGGGTAAGGGCTTCGCGCATTTCGGTGTAAGGGTGGACGAAGGCGGCGGCCGGCAGGTGTACGCCCATCAGCTCCATCATCATTTGGTTGGAATTGGCCGTTCCGTAAAAGGTACAGGTGCCGGGGCTGTGGTATGAACCCATTTCGCTTTCCAGCAAGGCCTCTCTGCCGACTTTGCCTTCCGCAAATAATTGGCGGGTACGGGCTTTTTCTTTATTGCCGATGCCGCTGGACATCGGGCCGGCCGGCAGGAACAAGCCGGGAATGTGGCCGAACGACAATGCACCGATCATCAGGCCGGGAACGATTTTGTCGCACACACCCATATAGAGACTGCCGTCGAACATTTGGTGCGACATGGCGATTGCGGTGCTCATGGCGATGACATCGCGGGAAAACAGCGACAGCTCCATGCCGGCATAGCCTTGGGTAATGCCGTCGCACATGGCGGGTGCGCCGCCGGCAACCTGTGCGGTTGCTCCGTATTTCTGCGCTTCGTCTTTAATCCAATCGGGGAAATCTTTAAACGGCTGGTGTGCGGAAACCATGTCGTTGTAGGTGGTAACGATGCCTAAGTTCGGTACGGTTTCCTGCAACATTTCGATTTTGATGGATTTGGGCATGGAAGCATAACCGTGCGCCAAATTGCTGCAACCGAGTTGGCTGCGTTCCAGATGGCCTTGCTGTTTGGCATTGCGGATTTTGGCGAGGTATTTTTCGCGGGTAGGGCGGCTGCGCTCGATAATACGTTGAGTTATCTCGGCTAATTTCGGGTGGAGTGGGGTGGTGCTCATGGTTCGGTCGCCTTTCAATGGGGAGGTCAACGGAAAATTTGCGGTTG
The nucleotide sequence above comes from Neisseria animalis. Encoded proteins:
- a CDS encoding DNA glycosylase; this encodes MPEIETHPFPPVLPPQATVMMMGTFPPKDDKRAMQFHYPNFQNDMWRVFGRIFFDDADYFKRPSAKAFDGDKITAFLNERGIASCPTVWKAIRTQDNASDKFLQVVEAVPLADVLKQMPDCRHICTTGGKATEILLGLSDSKIKLPKTGETIDFPFANRKLTLTRLPSTSRAYPLSLDKKTAAYRAFFEFAGLL
- a CDS encoding phosphoribosylanthranilate isomerase — its product is MTVRTKICGITRPEDARAAAQAGADAVGLVFYAKSKRAVTIAQAQAVVNALPPFISVVALFVNETADTIRKILRQVPIDVIQFHGDEDDDFCRQFDRPYLKAVRVRGAADIQTASARFPHARAILFDAYHPEEYGGTGLQFDWNLLREYTGKPWILAGGLTPENVAEAVRISGAAAVDVSGGVEERGGVKDHAKIRAFVGAVS
- a CDS encoding sulfite exporter TauE/SafE family protein, whose translation is MWQWDIVPVMLAVGALSGLTAGLFGVGGGLVLVPAMLWIFQLQGWEGAHSQHVAIGTAFAVMVCTTLSGVWAQHKRQAVDWKTVGLMVPGMVCGTLAGSMVAKYLPNDVLQVFFIVFAVAMAVKVLADVKPKPSRSLPNKAALAGIGGVFGMVSSWVGIGGGSLSVPFLLYCNVPVHRAVGTSSGLAWPIALAGALGYLVAGWYVEGLPDGTLGFWYLPAVAILGATTVLFAPVGVKLAHRLPDKRLKQAFGCLLLFIALRMLWRMWTE
- the pssA gene encoding CDP-diacylglycerol--serine O-phosphatidyltransferase, with product MNPENPNPLPPRASLRQNSIYLLPNSFTIAALFSAFYAITQSMHGKYEVAAIAVFISMLLDGMDGRVARWTNSQSAFGEQLDSLADMVSFGVAPALIAYKWQLWQFGQVGYSVAFIYCACAALRLALFNTLIGKVDKRWFIGIPSPTAAALIVGLIWVNHSVERFPAVEWWALGITLFAGISMIVQIPFWSFKEINIRRKVPFMGMVGAVLVLLLVTWEPSLVLFLFFFGYSLSGYVMALRRLLGKRKAV
- the edd gene encoding phosphogluconate dehydratase; the encoded protein is MSTTPLHPKLAEITQRIIERSRPTREKYLAKIRNAKQQGHLERSQLGCSNLAHGYASMPKSIKIEMLQETVPNLGIVTTYNDMVSAHQPFKDFPDWIKDEAQKYGATAQVAGGAPAMCDGITQGYAGMELSLFSRDVIAMSTAIAMSHQMFDGSLYMGVCDKIVPGLMIGALSFGHIPGLFLPAGPMSSGIGNKEKARTRQLFAEGKVGREALLESEMGSYHSPGTCTFYGTANSNQMMMELMGVHLPAAAFVHPYTEMREALTRYGAAHLAQGIRNGTAKPFGEMLTEKSFINALIGLMATGGSTNHTMHLVAMARAAGVILNWNDFDEISSIIPLLIRVYPNGKADVNHFAAAGGLPFVIRELLDAGLLHDDVDTVVGRGMRHYTKEPFLIDGKLEWRDVPQESGNEEILRKADNPFSPDGGLRLMKGNIGRGVIKVSAIREGCRIIEAPAIVFNDQREVLEAFERGELERDFVCVVRYQGPRANGMPELHKLTPPLGILQDRGFKVALLTDGRMSGASGKVPAAIHITPEALMGGGIGKIRTGDLIRFDSVTGELNVLVSENEWNARETETADLNANRQGCGRELFANFRALASSAETGAMSFGGEFA
- a CDS encoding bifunctional 4-hydroxy-2-oxoglutarate aldolase/2-dehydro-3-deoxy-phosphogluconate aldolase, which encodes MSQLTPREILSAGAVVPVMAVDDLHTAVDLAHALVAGGIPTLEITLRTPVAVEAIRLIAKEVPQAIVGAGTVTNSEQLKAVEDAGAVFAISPGLHESLAKASHNSGIPLIPGVATPGEVQLALEHGIDTLKLFPAEVVGGKAMLKALYGPYADVRFCPTGGITLESAPEYLALPNVLCVGGSWLTPKTAVQNKDWDTITRLAREAAALKTNA